One window of Amaranthus tricolor cultivar Red isolate AtriRed21 chromosome 13, ASM2621246v1, whole genome shotgun sequence genomic DNA carries:
- the LOC130797599 gene encoding uncharacterized protein LOC130797599 isoform X1: protein MDLLAKLWKEGDDWATMCKQIKVNPYQKTTYVQPKTNLDQMRNTLSVVAALLATITFAAAFTLPGGLNSNTGYATLAKKAPFMCVHTHAILIWHHAGVYDWDLRCHSTRNLVRIVLKLGNGNNKSRAKILQAVTKVEGVEKLEMNGEKGILTVVGEVEPVPIFKAIKKVGETPEIVSVGPPIPQRCGPYCNCSSCQLYGHQLQKTWNEPVNSCSLALPCSCNRPWCKQCDLVAVDYPPSDNTGQCSIQ from the exons ATGGACTTGCTTGCTAAGCTTTGGAAAGAAGGCGACGACTGG GCGACTATGTGCAAACAAATTAAAGTAAACCCATatcaaaaaacaacatatgTACAACCAAAAACGAATCTGGATCAAATGAGAAATACACTCTCAGTAGTTGCAGCTTTATTGGCAACAATCACATTTGCGGCTGCATTTACACTCCCTGGCGGGCTCAACAGCAATACTGGCTACGCCACCCTAGCAAAGAAAGCGCCATTTATG TGTGTTCATACTCATGCAATCCTTATATGGCACCATGCTGGCGTTTATGACTGGGATTTACGCTGTCACAGCACACGAAACCTTGTG AGAATAGTTCTGAAGTTGGGGAACGGGAACAACAAGAGTCGGGCAAAAATACTACAGGCAGTTACGAAAGTTGAAG GTGTAGAAAAACTGGAAATGAATGGCGAAAAGGGTATACTTACAGTTGTGGGGGAGGTTGAGCCAGTGCCAATATTTAAGGCAATCAAGAAAGTAGGAGAAACCCCAGAAATCGTTAGCGTGGGCCCACCAATACCGCAAAGATGTGGGCCCTACTGCAACTGCAGCTCATGTCAATTGTACGGCCATCAACTGCAGAAGACGTGGAACGAACCTGTAAATTCATGCTCACTGGCACTGCCCTGCAGCTGCAATAGACCCTGGTGCAAGCAGTGTGACCTAGTTGCTGTAGATTACCCCCCGTCCGATAACACAGGACAGTGCTCCATTCAATGA
- the LOC130798257 gene encoding vacuolar protein 8-like: MKEPSTPPENHDLLNYSTQLLTSLLETHLPLIYHFKTKWSSIRTKLTSLQSHLADLADSSHSLSSNSLSISVLSSLSSALSDAISLAGKCSDVNSLPDGKLRTQSDIDSLCSKLDRINKDCEILLRSGVLVGDSAVVVSKENNSVKEVYRIEVRNLLTRLQIGTTESKNLAMDSLLGLLNEDDKNVLRAVDQGVVPALVRLLDSTSPEMREKIVAAIARVSRVDSCKNLLIAEGLLLLNQLIRVIESGSGSAKEKACAVLEALSFSKENARAIGCRGGISSLLEICHGGTPSSQAMAAGVLRNLAQFEEIKENFVEENAIPVLFALSDTGTTLARENAIGCLSNLVYNDETLKVLVAREGGVESLKNYWDSTSIGRGLEPAVEFLRNLASYHPIGEVLIFEGFPLRLLPLLNCGVLAVRIAAAGAVYELGFCSKARREMGECGCVSALVRMLDGKAIEEREAAAKALSNLLVCTFNRKIFRKEERGIVSTVQLLDPFSKNFDKKWPIAVLATLVSSKKCRKQMVGAGVCVYLLKLGELKVEGAKKLLDSLDRGKLWGVFPRS; this comes from the coding sequence ATGAAAGAACCTTCAACACCTCCAGAAAACCACGACCTACTCAACTACTCTACTCAACTACTTACCTCTCTTCTCGAAACACATCTCCCTCTAATCTACCATTTCAAAACTAAATGGTCTTCAATCCGAACTAAACTTACTTCACTCCAATCTCACCTCGCCGACCTCGCTGACTCTTCTCATTCTCTCTCCTCCAACTCTCTCTCTATCTCCGTTCTTTCGTCTCTCTCATCAGCACTTTCCGACGCCATATCCCTCGCCGGGAAATGCTCCGACGTTAACTCACTTCCCGACGGGAAACTACGTACTCAAAGTGATATTGATTCTCTTTGTTCTAAACTCGATAGGATAAATAAAGATTGTGAGATCTTGCTTCGTAGTGGAGTTCTTGTTGGAGATAGTGCTGTTGTTGTTTCGAAGGAGAATAATTCGGTGAAAGAGGTTTATAGAATTGAAGTTAGGAATTTATTGACTCGGCTTCAGATTGGTACTACTGAGTCGAAGAACTTGGCGATGGACTCACTTTTAGGGTTACTTAATGAAGATGATAAAAATGTTTTGAGGGCTGTTGATCAAGGGGTTGTTCCTGCTCTCGTGCGTTTACTTGATTCTACTTCGCCGGAAATGAGAGAGAAAATCGTTGCTGCGATTGCTAGGGTTTCGAGGGTTGATAGTTGtaaaaatttgttaattgctGAGGGTTTATTGTTGTTGAATCAATTAATTAGAGTGATTGAATCTGGAAGTGGCTCTGCGAAAGAGAAAGCGTGTGCTGTACTTGAAGCGTTGAGTTTTTCAAAGGAAAACGCGAGAGCAATCGGTTGTAGAGGCGGAATCTCGTCGTTATTAGAAATTTGTCATGGCGGAACTCCCAGTTCTCAAGCTATGGCAGCGGGTGTTTTGAGGAATTTAGCTcaatttgaagaaattaaagagaatttCGTGGAAGAAAATGCGATTCCCGTGTTGTTTGCCTTGTCGGACACTGGTACAACACTGGCTCGGGAGAACGCGATCGGATGTTTGTCAAATTTGGTGTATAACGATGAAACATTGAAGGTGTTGGTTGCTAGAGAAGGCGGAGTTGAGAGTTTGAAGAATTATTGGGATTCCACTTCAATAGGCAGGGGTTTAGAGCCTGCTGTTGAATTTTTAAGGAATTTAGCATCTTATCATCCAATCGGTGAAGTCTTGATTTTTGAGGGATTTCCATTAAGGTTATTGCCATTGTTGAATTGTGGGGTTTTAGCAGTAAGAATTGCAGCTGCTGGAGCAGTTTATGAATTGGGATTTTGCTCAAAAGCAAGGAGAGAAATGGGCGAATGTGGGTGTGTTTCTGCCCTTGTGAGAATGTTGGATGGGAAAGCCATTGAAGAAAGAGAAGCAGCTGCCAAAGCACTGTCGAATTTATTAGTCTGTACCTTTAATAGGAAGATATTCAGGAAGGAAGAGAGGGGGATAGTGAGTACAGTTCAATTGTTGGATCCATTCTCTAAGAATTTTGATAAGAAATGGCCAATTGCAGTTTTGGCTACTCTGGTAAGCTCTAAGAAGTGCAGAAAACAAATG
- the LOC130797860 gene encoding long chain base biosynthesis protein 2a: MITIPYLTALTTYISYGLLFVFGQLRDFFRKIIDWWTSSSLQGYSPICLGLEDFYIRRLYLRIQDCFGRPIASAPDAWFDMVERYSNDRNKTLKRTDKVKHCLNLGSYNYLGFAAADEYCTPHVIESLKQFSASTCSPRVDGGTTILHAELEECVANFVGKPSALVFGMGYVTNSAIIPVLIGKGGLIISDSLNHSSIVNGARGSGAAIRVFQHNTPSHLEKVLREQIAEGQPRTHRPWKKIIVVVEGIYSMEGELCKLPEIVAICKKYKAYVYLDEAHSIGAVGQTGRGVCELLGVDTADVDIMMGTFTKSFGSCGGYIAGSKELIQYLKYTCPAHLYGTSISPPAAQQIISAIKVLLGEDGSSRGAQKLARIRENSNFFRSELQKMGFEVLGDNDSPVMPIMLYNPSKIPAFSRECLKQNVAVVVVGFPATPLLLARARICISASHSREDLVKALQVISNVGDLIGIKYFPAEPKRIEEMTQMKLD; this comes from the exons ATGATTACGATTCCATATTTGACTGCATTAACTACCTACATCAGTTATGGCTTGTTGTTTGTTTTTGGTCAATTACGTGATTTTTTCCGTAAAATTATCGATTGGTGGACTTCTAGCAGTCTACAG GGTTATTCACCGATATGCTTAGGTCTGGAAGATTTCTATATTCGTCGTCTTTATCTTCGAATTCAG GATTGTTTTGGACGACCAATTGCAAGCGCCCCTGATGCTTGGTTTGATATGGTGGAGCGCTATTCTAATGACCGTAACAAGACATTGAA ACGAACGGACAAAGTCAAGCATTGTCTTAATTTGGGCTCGTACAATTACCTTGGTTTTGCTGCAGCAGATGAGTATTGCACACCTCATGTGATTGAATCATTAAAGCAGTTTTCTGCGAGCACCTGTAGCCCCCGTGTTGATGGAG GAACTACTATACTGCACGCTGAATTAGAGGAATGTGTGGCGAATTTTGTTGGCAAGCCGTCTGCCTTAGTATTTGGAATGGGATATGTTACAAATTCTGCTATTATTCCTGTTTTGATTGGGAAG GGTGGGTTGATCATTAGTGATTCCCTGAATCACAGCTCCATTGTCAATGGTGCTCGCGGATCCGGGGCTGCCATTAGGGTTTTCCAACATAACA CCCCATCTCACTTGGAAAAAGTTTTGAGAGAACAAATTGCTGAGGGCCAACCTAGGACGCACAGACCATGGAAGAAAATTATTGTTGTTGTGGAGGGCATATATAGTATGGAGGGGGAACTCTGCAAGCTTCCTGAAATAGTTGCAATTTGCAAAAAATACAAG GCATATGTTTACCTGGATGAGGCACACAGCATTGGAGCTGTAGGGCAAACAGGTAGAGGCGTTTGTGAGCTATTAGGAGTTGATACAGCTGATGTGGATATCATGATGGGAACTTTTACAAAATCATTTGGATCTTGTGGTGGTTATATTGCTGGCTCAAAG GAGCTTATTCAATATCTGAAGTACACATGTCCTGCTCATCTTTATGGGACATCAATATCACCACCAGCTGCACAACAGATTATTTCTGCAATAAAGGTTCTTCTCGGAGAGGATGGTTCCAGTAGAG GTGCCCAGAAACTCGCCAGAATCCGTGAGAACAGTAACTTCTTCAGATCCGAACTGCAAAAAATGGGTTTTGAAGTCCTAGGGGATAATGATTCCCCTGTGATGCCCATAATGCTCTACAATCCGTCCAAAATTCCTGCATTTTCTAGGGAGTGCCTCAAGCAAAAT GTAGCTGTTGTCGTTGTTGGATTTCCAGCAACACCACTATTGTTGGCAAGGGCCCGTATATGCATATCTGCTTCTCATTCAAGAGAAGACCTTGTTAAAGCTCTCCAG GTCATTAGTAACGTTGGGGACCTGATTGGGATAAAGTACTTCCCAGCGGAGCCAAAAAGGATCGAGGAGATGACGCAAATGAAACTGGACTAA
- the LOC130798758 gene encoding uncharacterized protein LOC130798758, with product MWLLYLSADAVALFSIGLITNRQADPSKSGSGRDAELLVFWAPFLLLHLGGPDAITALALEDNQLWHRHALQLVTQIVVTLYVFGVSISRHNRLLGPTILIFIDGCIKYIERTCALYFASLDGIRGSLKEPKAPTYDTMVEEYHSAGDNHMPTRFEVKYGPSDGSSRSSDRTSNGYNDSNLEWHEKKETTGMVEYAYFFYEKSKGLLADAFLSLKDDGEIREFFLTKPVEEALKIVEIELNFIYDVLHTKAFLINSNGSWCRVISFVSVVSSLLLFCFHDKKGYDRVDVRVTFALLGGAIALDLAATVMFLCSDWSIIMMSQQGRSKVLKYVFFKLQKWFRWAKDPYCKRWSKCISSYNLLERSFKHCPRFYSLIFIHEIKDILIGFRYVKNPKAEPIALKFIIEEVRQKAELAIDKEATEKVCSARGDLVFQDEYFLVSKYLLPWTTDVDYDASLLTWHLATDICYWSTPEERRNEIPHCKISKQLSDYMSYLLLREQGILSQMVGNSKVRFEDTIEDIRAGLLEANKQAQISEDMIEDYRAANDQTQINENDNEKFSRYVLEQEMDNTSALIAKAKDSQSVYHKACRLAKQLNMFGGKQWEIMSKVWVELLCYASIRSSARSHFALLGKGGELITLVWLFMVHLGFREPYQPSRGLRSTKLSIAK from the coding sequence ATGTGGTTACTATATTTATCAGCTGATGCAGTTGCCTTATTTAGTATAGGCTTAATCACTAATCGGCAGGCCGATCCTTCAAAATCGGGTTCTGGCAGAGATGCCGAGCTTTTAGTCTTCTGGGCACCTTTTCTTCTATTACATCTCGGGGGTCCTGATGCGATCACAGCTTTAGCTCTTGAAGACAACCAGCTCTGGCATCGACATGCTCTGCAGCTTGTAACCCAAATCGTTGTGACCCTCTACGTTTTCGGTGTGTCTATAAGTCGACACAATCGACTTTTGGGTCCCACGatacttatttttattgatgGGTGTATCAAATACATTGAGCGAACATGTGCATTGTATTTCGCTAGCTTGGACGGTATTAGAGGCTCGCTAAAGGAGCCTAAAGCACCCACATATGATACAATGGTGGAGGAGTATCATTCAGCCGGAGATAATCATATGCCTACAAGATTTGAGGTCAAGTATGGTCCTTCCGATGGCAGTAGCAGGTCGTCAGACAGAACGAGCAATGGGTATAACGATTCTAATCTAGAGTGGCACGAAAAAAAGGAAACGACAGGGATGGTTGAGTATGCTTACTTTTTTTACGAGAAGTCGAAAGGGCTCTTGGCGGATGCTTTTCTTAGCTTAAAGGATGATGGTGAAATTCGCGAGTTTTTTCTTACCAAACCTGTGGAGGAAGCTTTGAAGATCGTAGAGATTGAGCTTAACTTTATATACGATGTTTTGCATACTAAAGCGTTTTTGATAAATAGCAATGGTAGTTGGTGTCGGGTTATTTCATTTGTCTCGGTTGTGTCATCCTTATTGTTGTTCTGTTTTCACGACAAGAAAGGTTATGATCGTGTTGATGTTCGAGTGACCTTTGCCTTGCTCGGGGGTGCCATAGCCCTTGATTTAGCGGCCACTGTTATGTTTCTATGTTCTGATTGGTCAATTATAATGATGTCGCAGCAAGGCAGGTCGAAAGTCTTGAAATATGTTTTCTTTAAGTTGCAAAAGTGGTTTAGATGGGCGAAAGACCCTTATTGTAAGAGATGGTCGAAATGTATCTCGAGTTACAACTTGCTTGAGAGAAGCTTCAAGCATTGTCCTCGATTCTACTCCCTCATATTCATACACGAGATCAAGGATATATTGATCGGGTTTCGATATGTTAAAAACCCGAAAGCTGAACCAATTGCTCTTAAGTTCATCATTGAAGAGGTTCGACAGAAAGCCGAGCTAGCTATTGATAAGGAGGCGACAGAGAAAGTTTGTTCAGCTCGAGGGGATTTGGTTTTCCAAGACGAGTATTTCCTTGTGTCGAAGTACTTGCTTCCGTGGACTACTGATGTCGATTACGATGCTAGCTTGCTTACTTGGCACCTTGCTACGGATATCTGCTATTGGAGCACGCCTGAAGAAAGGCGGAATGAGATACCACATTGCAAAATCAGCAAACAACTTTCCGACTACATGTCTTATCTTTTACTCAGGGAGCAGGGAATCTTATCGCAGATGGTGGGTAATTCGAAAGTTCGGTTTGAAGACACAATCGAAGACATTCGTGCAGGACTACTGGAAGCAAATAAACAGGCACAAATAAGTGAAGACATGATTGAAGATTACCGTGCAGCAAATGATCAGACACAAATAAATGAAAACGATAATGAAAAGTTCAGTCGGTATGTTCTTGAACAAGAAATGGATAACACTTCAGCGTTGATCGCAAAGGCAAAAGATAGCCAATCTGTGTACCACAAAGCATGTCGTTTAGCTAAGCAACTGAATATGTTCGGGGGAAAACAGTGGGAAATAATGAGCAAAGTTTGGGTAGAGCTACTGTGTTATGCATCTATCCGCAGCTCAGCAAGATCGCACTTTGCGTTACTTGGTAAGGGCGGGGAGCTCATTACATTGGTGTGGCTGTTCATGGTTCATCTTGGGTTTCGGGAACCATACCAGCCAAGTCGAGGACTTCGGTCAACTAAATTGAGCATTGCCAAATAA
- the LOC130798366 gene encoding uncharacterized protein LOC130798366, whose protein sequence is MAMPINRLGFIIVAFAAVMLALSLLPSAIADSESAFIVAHKKATLSKLRNGVERISVSIDIYNHGSVTVYDVSLADKSWPMDSFDVVSGNFSRTWESLDAGAIVSHSIELEPRVKGPFQGSPAVITFRIPNIATPVVAYSTPIFPLDMLADTMSESKLELVMLSNNTVVISDSLKLFSLLICINTSCYLSF, encoded by the exons ATGGCGATGCCAATCAATCGACTAGGGTTTATAATCGTAGCTTTTGCAGCTGTAATGCTTGCATTATCTTTACTACCTTCTGCTATTGCGGATTCAGAATCAGCCTTCATTGTAGCACACAAGAAGGCTACCCTCTCAAAGCTCAGAAATGGCGTGGAACGTATTTCTGTTTCTATCGATATCTACAACCATGGATCTGT CACTGTATATGATGTAAGCCTTGCTGACAAGAGCTGGCCAATGGACTCATTTGATGTAGTCAGCGGCAACTTTTCAAGAACATGGGAAAGCCTTGATGC TGGAGCTATTGTTTCTCACTCAATTGAGCTGGAGCCACGAGTGAAAGGCCCATTTCAGGGTTCCCCAGCTGTGATTACATTTCGCATCCCCAACATTGCTACACCTGTG GTTGCATACTCTACTCCTATTTTTCCGTTAGACATGCTTGCCGATACTATGTCAGAAAGCAAACTTGAATTGGTAATGCTTTCTAACAATACAGTAGTAATATCGGACTCTTTAAAACTGTTTTCATTGCTTATCTGTATTAATACTAGTTGTTATTTATCATTCTAA
- the LOC130797599 gene encoding heavy metal-associated isoprenylated plant protein 2-like isoform X2 — protein MAKKRIVLKLGNGNNKSRAKILQAVTKVEGVEKLEMNGEKGILTVVGEVEPVPIFKAIKKVGETPEIVSVGPPIPQRCGPYCNCSSCQLYGHQLQKTWNEPVNSCSLALPCSCNRPWCKQCDLVAVDYPPSDNTGQCSIQ, from the exons ATGGCCAAAAAG AGAATAGTTCTGAAGTTGGGGAACGGGAACAACAAGAGTCGGGCAAAAATACTACAGGCAGTTACGAAAGTTGAAG GTGTAGAAAAACTGGAAATGAATGGCGAAAAGGGTATACTTACAGTTGTGGGGGAGGTTGAGCCAGTGCCAATATTTAAGGCAATCAAGAAAGTAGGAGAAACCCCAGAAATCGTTAGCGTGGGCCCACCAATACCGCAAAGATGTGGGCCCTACTGCAACTGCAGCTCATGTCAATTGTACGGCCATCAACTGCAGAAGACGTGGAACGAACCTGTAAATTCATGCTCACTGGCACTGCCCTGCAGCTGCAATAGACCCTGGTGCAAGCAGTGTGACCTAGTTGCTGTAGATTACCCCCCGTCCGATAACACAGGACAGTGCTCCATTCAATGA
- the LOC130798757 gene encoding disease resistance RPP13-like protein 4 — MSSPQSPDLLCFLLKHGSTLASLHHNFTSKRTWKKGPNTKIQNTSMKMDPPTIVGYIHQILEEFEKLIESQAQFKPDKEAVAKVIGLINSIIEHLMNQNDDPIHINTIDYTILMNRINHLTRSTAESSSRFSFDESSLQQAHEYDPYDDSQEEFDIEALCHNLDPNYSKIVSFSFPFFFYVSTSIKKKELINWWVGMGFIDDASKGEEILHLLVAEEFIVPISRSRYVLHPRVRSNMEQTSKTLAKHGYESTPLDRLFVLHNGLSNQLVEDQIVAAINTSAYTLNAKTFDRIFRMKNAKVIHLGSWHSQMDYVVIDDIILPFLKELKNLKQVKFLSLQGVGRIQNIPKSVYTLTNLKVLDLRACQDLSYLPKGIESLVNLTHLDLSECYQLEYIPKAISKLVELRVLKGFVINEKQALNNKLHRNSCSFNELSKLKKLDKLSIRTRRMNFPASADVQTLCTMQQLNKLKIRWIRSTRNRSDDSRNDDYGFIPDFPKNLKKLELQAAPEISTLLMLGLIANRNNTSLEKLYIRGGKINMLDTKNYCFNHVKVLRLKYLALLHIDWYEFKSCFPKLALLEIIECPHLLSFPCKENGVWEESESFGDL, encoded by the coding sequence ATGTCTTCGCCACAATCACCTGATCTTCTTTGCTTTCTTCTCAAACATGGATCCACACTTGCATCCTTACACCACAATTTCACATCCAAAAGAACCTGGAAAAAGGGACCCAACACAAAGATCCAAAACACCAGTATGAAGATGGATCCTCCCACAATAGTAGGGTACATACACCAAATATTGGAGGAGTTTGAGAAGCTAATTGAGTCCCAAGCCCAATTCAAACCCGATAAAGAGGCGGTCGCCAAAGTGATAGGATTAATCAATAGTATTATTGAACATCTCATGAATCAAAATGATGATCCCATTCATATTAACACCATAGATTACACCATACTTATGAACAGGATCAATCATCTTACAAGATCAACGGCTGAATCTTCATCGCGTTTTTCATTTGATGAGTCTTCTTTGCAACAAGCCCATGAATATGATCCCTATGATGATTCCCAAGAAGAGTTTGATATTGAGGCTTTGTGCCATAATCTTGATCCGAATTACTCGAAAATAGTATCattttcctttccttttttcttttatgtgaGCACatcaataaagaaaaaagagTTGATTAACTGGTGGGTTGGAATGGGATTTATTGATGATGCATCAAAAGGGGAAGAAATCCTGCATTTGCTTGTTGCAGAGGAGTTTATTGTGCCTATTTCGAGATCTCGATATGTATTGCATCCTAGAGTCCGATCAAACATGGAACAAACTTCTAAAACATTAGCAAAACATGGGTATGAATCGACACCATTAGACCgcctttttgttttgcacaatgGGTTGTCGAATCAACTAGTCGAAGATCAGATCGTTGCAGCAATCAACACTAGTGCATACACTCTTAACGCCAAGACATTCGATCGTATCTTTCGAATGAAAAATGCTAAGGTAATACATTTAGGTAGTTGGCATAGTCAAATGGACTATGTTGTGATTGATGATATTATTCTTCCGTTTCTAAAGGAGTTAAAGAATTTGAAACAAGTGAAGTTTCTTAGCCTTCAAGGGGTTGGAAGAATCCAGAACATTCCCAAATCAGTTTACACTTTAACCAATCTAAAGGTATTAGATTTAAGGGCATGCCAAGACTTAAGCTATCTTCCTAAAGGGATTGAATCATTGGTTAATCTTACACATTTGGACTTGTCCGAGTGTTATCAGCTCGAATACATCCCTAAGGCAATCAGTAAACTCGTTGAGCTTCGAGTTTTAAAGGGTTTCGTTATCAACGAAAAACAAGCATTAAACAATAAACTTCATAGAAATTCATGTTCATTCAACGAGTTATCGAAACTAAAGAAGCTCGATAAGTTAAGTATTCGAACACGAAGAATGAATTTTCCAGCAAGTGCTGATGTACAGACTTTGTGCACAATGCAACAGCTGAACAAGCTTAAGATTAGATGGATTAGGAGCACTCGAAATAGATCAGATGATTCGAGAAATGATGATTATGGCTTCATACCCGATTTTCCAAAAAATTTGAAGAAACTAGAGCTACAAGCTGCTCCTGAGATATCAACATTATTGATGCTTGGTTTGATTGCTAATAGGAATAATACAAGTCTTGAGAAGTTATACATAAGAGGTGGGAAAATTAATATGTTGGATACTAAGAATTATTGCTTTAATCATGTAAAGGTGTTAAGGTTAAAGTATTTGGCTTTGCTACATATTGATTGGTATGAGTTTAAATCATGTTTTCCAAAGTTAGCTCTTCTTGAGATAATTGAATGTCCACATTTACTTTCCTTTCCTTGTAAGGAGAATGGGGTGTGGGAAGAGTCGGAATCGTTTGGTGATCTATGA